The genomic interval AACATTCAATTTTAAACAGCGGCTAACAATTGTTTGATTCCGTCCCTAAAAGCCTCGTCGCCCTCAGCCAGTCGCTTCGCATACCATTCTTTGGCATCGTCGCCACAAACGTATCGTAATGTGTCTGTTCCATCGGTAGCTGCGCCGTACACCACTTCGGCAATTTGTTCAGATGTCGTCGCGGCTTGGTCAGGTGCCAGCATCGCCGTGAATTTGTTTATCAATGCTTCATAAGCCGGGTGCGAGGCAAACACCGACTTCGCACCGATTTCCGTCGCCACCAATCCGGGTTCAATGGTTTTAATCCCGATTCCAACCTCATTCAGCTCATAGGACAAGCTTTCCGCCCAGCCTTCCAGCGCAAATTTACTGGCATCGTACATTGAGCTTACCGGGAAAGCCATCAGCCCTGCCGATGAGCCGGTCGTGATAAAAAGCCCTGCTTTCCGCTCGCGGAAATAGGGAATAAAGGCCTGCGTCACCCGCACGACACCGAAAAAATTGGTTTCCATTTGCTGTACCAGCTGCTCATCGGTCATCGCTTCTAATACGCCGAACAATCCATAGCCCGC from Dyadobacter sp. NIV53 carries:
- a CDS encoding SDR family oxidoreductase codes for the protein MTKTIFITGASTGIGRATAKLFAAKGWKVIATMRKPENETELNALDNVTVLPLDVTNPAQIRQTKQQVLALGDIDVVFNNAGYGLFGVLEAMTDEQLVQQMETNFFGVVRVTQAFIPYFRERKAGLFITTGSSAGLMAFPVSSMYDASKFALEGWAESLSYELNEVGIGIKTIEPGLVATEIGAKSVFASHPAYEALINKFTAMLAPDQAATTSEQIAEVVYGAATDGTDTLRYVCGDDAKEWYAKRLAEGDEAFRDGIKQLLAAV